A single window of Sphaerodactylus townsendi isolate TG3544 linkage group LG05, MPM_Stown_v2.3, whole genome shotgun sequence DNA harbors:
- the NR2F6 gene encoding nuclear receptor subfamily 2 group F member 6 isoform X3: protein MRKEGNTPFPSTLGIHSAAVRFHTNCFGAVQRGRIPPTHSSASPNAMPSGEYYNGQPVSELISQLLRAEPYPTARFSSQYAQQGSVMGIDNICELAARLLFSTVEWARNIPFFPDLPVSDQVALLRLSWSELFVLNAAQSALPLHMAPLLAAAGFHSSPMSADRVVSFMDQIRIFQDQVEKLNRLQVDSAEYSCLKAIALFTPDACGLSDPAHVESLQEKAQVALTEYVRSQYPSQPQRFGRLLLRLPALRAVPASLISQLFFMRLVGKTPIETLIRDMLLSGSTFNWPYGTGQ, encoded by the exons ATGAGGAAAGAAGGTAATacgcctttcccttccacctTGGGCATTCATTCGGCAGCTGTTCGTTTCCACACAAACTGCTTTGGAG ctgtccaaagaggtcggATCCCTCCCACTCACTCCAGTGCCAGCCCAAACGCCATGCCCAGCGGGGAATACTACAATGGGCAACCCGTTTCGGAACTGATCTCCCAGTTGCTGAGGGCTGAGCCGTACCCCACTGCCCGTTTCAGCTCACAATATGCCCAGCAAGGCAGCGTGATGGGCATTGATAACATTTGCGAGCTAGCCGCTCGGCTGCTTTTCAGCACGGTGGAGTGGGCCCGGAACATACCTTTCTTCCCCGACCTGCCAGTCTCGGACCAGGTGGCCTTGCTGCGTCTAAGCTGGAGCGAGCTTTTCGTCCTGAACGCGGCTCAGTCGGCGCTGCCCCTTCACATGGCCCCTCTGTTGGCTGCGGCTGGCTTTCACTCCTCCCCGATGTCGGCAGATCGAGTTGTGTCCTTCATGGACCAGATACGCATCTTTCAGGACCAAGTGGAGAAACTCAATCGGTTGCAGGTGGACTCAGCCGAATACAGCTGTCTCAAAGCCATAGCACTCTTCACGCCAG ACGCCTGCGGCCTCTCGGACCCAGCCCACGTGGAGAGCCTGCAGGAGAAAGCCCAGGTGGCCCTCACGGAGTACGTGCGCTCACAGTACCCCTCGCAGCCCCAGCGCTTCGGCAGACTCTTGTTGCGCCTCCCGGCTCTCCGGGCCGTCCCAGCCTCCCTCATCTCTCAGCTCTTCTTTATGAGACTGGTCGGCAAGACGCCTATCGAAACACTAATCAGAGACATGCTCCTCTCTGGGAGCACCTTCAACTGGCCTTACGGGACAGGGCAGTGA
- the NR2F6 gene encoding nuclear receptor subfamily 2 group F member 6 isoform X4, with protein MRKEAVQRGRIPPTHSSASPNAMPSGEYYNGQPVSELISQLLRAEPYPTARFSSQYAQQGSVMGIDNICELAARLLFSTVEWARNIPFFPDLPVSDQVALLRLSWSELFVLNAAQSALPLHMAPLLAAAGFHSSPMSADRVVSFMDQIRIFQDQVEKLNRLQVDSAEYSCLKAIALFTPDACGLSDPAHVESLQEKAQVALTEYVRSQYPSQPQRFGRLLLRLPALRAVPASLISQLFFMRLVGKTPIETLIRDMLLSGSTFNWPYGTGQ; from the exons ATGAGGAAAGAAG ctgtccaaagaggtcggATCCCTCCCACTCACTCCAGTGCCAGCCCAAACGCCATGCCCAGCGGGGAATACTACAATGGGCAACCCGTTTCGGAACTGATCTCCCAGTTGCTGAGGGCTGAGCCGTACCCCACTGCCCGTTTCAGCTCACAATATGCCCAGCAAGGCAGCGTGATGGGCATTGATAACATTTGCGAGCTAGCCGCTCGGCTGCTTTTCAGCACGGTGGAGTGGGCCCGGAACATACCTTTCTTCCCCGACCTGCCAGTCTCGGACCAGGTGGCCTTGCTGCGTCTAAGCTGGAGCGAGCTTTTCGTCCTGAACGCGGCTCAGTCGGCGCTGCCCCTTCACATGGCCCCTCTGTTGGCTGCGGCTGGCTTTCACTCCTCCCCGATGTCGGCAGATCGAGTTGTGTCCTTCATGGACCAGATACGCATCTTTCAGGACCAAGTGGAGAAACTCAATCGGTTGCAGGTGGACTCAGCCGAATACAGCTGTCTCAAAGCCATAGCACTCTTCACGCCAG ACGCCTGCGGCCTCTCGGACCCAGCCCACGTGGAGAGCCTGCAGGAGAAAGCCCAGGTGGCCCTCACGGAGTACGTGCGCTCACAGTACCCCTCGCAGCCCCAGCGCTTCGGCAGACTCTTGTTGCGCCTCCCGGCTCTCCGGGCCGTCCCAGCCTCCCTCATCTCTCAGCTCTTCTTTATGAGACTGGTCGGCAAGACGCCTATCGAAACACTAATCAGAGACATGCTCCTCTCTGGGAGCACCTTCAACTGGCCTTACGGGACAGGGCAGTGA